A genome region from Pseudomonadota bacterium includes the following:
- a CDS encoding SH3 domain-containing protein, translating into MRKTPVDGEIIGKIGQGNQVRLLKQKEGWCQIVTPTGNEGWMICDALGL; encoded by the coding sequence GTGCGCAAGACGCCGGTCGACGGCGAGATCATCGGCAAGATCGGCCAGGGGAACCAGGTCCGCCTGCTCAAGCAGAAGGAGGGCTGGTGCCAGATCGTGACGCCGACCGGGAACGAAGGCTGGATGATCTGCGATGCGCTCGGTCTCTAG